The Marinilongibacter aquaticus genome has a window encoding:
- a CDS encoding outer membrane beta-barrel family protein — MRIFITHIFIFTLFTFSTLAQSAAFEVEGRILKSDDKSPIPFATIQLVDNTDQKPFAGGIADENGRFSIESAHSNFYVDISFIGFENRQIKQFQKKGNTFLLGDILLNENTRVLDDVVVRAEKSQTEFSLDKRVFNVGKDLSTTGASALEVLNHVPSVTVNIEGQISLRGSSGVQILINGKPSVLASEQSNALGTITAEMIEKVEVITNPSAKYEAEGTSGIINIILKKEERKGLNGSLSLNTGMPDNHSFGMSLNRRTEKFNLFSQLGAGYRSLPSYNENINLDKSSGQTVSSSGTEYRNETFYNFILGTDYHINALNVLTLSGNFAFEAEKQPSQTNYVRTNADGEVLSKWFRDESTSAGNPKWQYDFQYKKQFANNKEHSLLASAVGSFFGKDQNSDFTNMATLGEIDLVDQQTRTNFKEAENVLKLDYTNPFTEEVKIEAGSQYVINDVSNDYAVSNLENGEWIENPDLTNLFDYNQKVFALYTTAAYERKAWGLKLGGRLEHTRLHTLLANTGTSNLQKYTNFFPSLHTSYKFTKTVSVQAGYSKRIYRPRLWDLNPFFNIRNNFNVRTGNPNLRPEFTDSYEITSIYDLDKLSLNAGVYYRYTSNVIDRISTFENGVSYSKPLNIGTNKTTGIEVNGKYELAKWISLAGDINVNMFKREGQLEARSFDFSSNNWTSRLNAKFKLPADIDIELTGNHRSGYQTIQGSNSAMSFMDMGLRKKILKGKGVVNIGVRDLFASRIYRSTADQEHFYLYNRRKRGRFVTLGFSYGFGKGEAMEFNGIRRH, encoded by the coding sequence ATGCGAATTTTTATTACACATATATTTATTTTCACACTGTTTACTTTCTCTACTCTTGCACAAAGTGCAGCATTCGAAGTGGAGGGGCGAATTCTAAAATCTGATGACAAATCTCCCATCCCCTTCGCCACAATTCAACTTGTCGACAATACTGATCAAAAGCCATTTGCTGGAGGAATAGCCGATGAGAATGGTCGCTTTTCAATTGAATCAGCACACTCGAATTTTTATGTGGATATCAGTTTCATTGGTTTCGAAAACAGACAAATAAAACAATTTCAAAAAAAGGGCAACACCTTCCTTTTGGGCGATATTCTTTTAAACGAAAACACAAGAGTACTCGACGATGTGGTGGTGCGAGCCGAAAAATCACAAACGGAGTTCAGTCTTGACAAAAGGGTATTCAATGTCGGCAAAGACCTCTCCACTACCGGGGCAAGTGCCCTTGAGGTTTTGAACCACGTACCTTCCGTAACGGTAAATATTGAAGGCCAAATAAGCCTACGAGGAAGCTCTGGCGTGCAGATTTTGATCAATGGCAAACCTTCCGTTTTAGCCTCTGAGCAAAGCAATGCTTTGGGCACGATTACGGCCGAAATGATTGAAAAAGTGGAAGTCATCACAAACCCTTCGGCCAAATACGAAGCCGAAGGAACCAGCGGAATCATCAATATTATTCTCAAAAAAGAAGAGCGTAAAGGCCTCAATGGCTCTTTGTCGCTCAACACCGGTATGCCAGACAACCACAGTTTCGGCATGAGTTTAAACCGCAGAACAGAGAAGTTCAACCTATTCAGCCAATTGGGAGCCGGTTACCGTTCGCTCCCAAGCTACAATGAGAACATCAATTTGGACAAAAGCAGCGGCCAAACGGTGAGCAGCTCAGGTACAGAATATCGCAATGAAACCTTTTACAATTTTATTTTGGGCACAGATTACCACATCAATGCTCTCAATGTGCTGACACTCTCAGGCAACTTTGCTTTTGAAGCCGAAAAACAACCGTCTCAAACCAATTACGTAAGAACGAATGCCGACGGTGAAGTTTTATCCAAGTGGTTCAGAGATGAAAGCACATCAGCTGGCAACCCCAAATGGCAATATGATTTTCAATACAAAAAGCAGTTTGCCAACAACAAAGAGCATTCGCTTCTGGCCAGTGCAGTCGGTTCATTTTTTGGCAAAGATCAAAATTCCGATTTTACGAATATGGCCACTTTGGGCGAAATCGATTTGGTCGATCAACAAACCCGAACCAATTTCAAAGAGGCCGAAAATGTATTGAAACTGGATTACACCAACCCCTTTACGGAAGAAGTGAAAATCGAAGCGGGCTCGCAATATGTGATCAACGACGTAAGCAACGACTACGCTGTAAGCAATCTTGAAAACGGAGAATGGATCGAAAACCCAGACCTAACAAACCTTTTCGATTACAATCAGAAAGTTTTTGCTTTGTACACTACGGCCGCCTACGAGCGAAAAGCTTGGGGACTGAAACTCGGCGGCCGACTGGAACACACCCGTCTGCATACCCTTTTGGCCAATACCGGAACCAGTAATTTGCAGAAATACACCAATTTCTTCCCAAGCTTGCACACCTCCTACAAATTCACAAAAACGGTATCGGTACAAGCTGGTTATTCTAAACGCATTTACCGTCCACGCCTTTGGGATTTGAACCCCTTTTTTAACATTCGAAACAATTTCAATGTGCGTACGGGCAATCCGAACTTACGCCCAGAATTTACCGATTCTTATGAAATCACTAGCATTTACGACCTCGACAAACTTTCTTTGAACGCCGGAGTGTACTACCGCTACACCTCCAATGTCATCGACCGTATCTCTACATTCGAAAACGGAGTAAGCTATTCTAAACCTCTCAATATCGGTACAAACAAAACAACAGGCATCGAAGTAAACGGAAAGTATGAATTAGCCAAATGGATCAGTCTCGCGGGCGATATAAACGTCAACATGTTCAAAAGAGAAGGGCAATTGGAAGCCCGCTCGTTCGACTTCTCGTCCAACAATTGGACCTCGAGACTAAACGCCAAATTCAAACTGCCGGCCGATATCGATATTGAACTTACCGGAAATCACCGTTCGGGCTACCAAACCATACAGGGCAGCAACTCTGCCATGAGTTTTATGGATATGGGTTTGCGAAAAAAAATATTAAAAGGCAAAGGCGTTGTCAACATTGGCGTGCGTGATCTTTTCGCCTCGCGTATTTATAGATCAACTGCCGACCAAGAGCACTTTTACCTTTACAATCGCCGCAAAAGAGGCCGATTCGTAACCTTGGGCTTCAGTTACGGTTTTGGAAAAGGAGAAGCCATGGAATTCAATGGCATTCGCAGACATTAA
- a CDS encoding c-type cytochrome: MKKLLITILFLGGISTLSHAQTRIPPNVQKLLQKNTCLACHNPDKKVVGPAYKDVMKQKKYKPEQIVELIYKPNPKNWPGFPPMAPMTQVPKNEAMIIAKWIASLK; this comes from the coding sequence ATGAAAAAACTACTGATAACCATTTTGTTCTTGGGCGGAATTTCTACTCTTTCTCATGCCCAAACTCGTATCCCACCCAACGTGCAGAAATTGTTGCAAAAAAACACTTGTTTGGCTTGTCACAATCCTGACAAAAAAGTGGTAGGACCTGCTTACAAGGATGTAATGAAGCAAAAGAAATACAAGCCTGAGCAAATCGTGGAATTGATCTACAAACCAAATCCTAAAAACTGGCCTGGCTTTCCTCCAATGGCTCCAATGACTCAAGTGCCTAAAAACGAGGCCATGATCATTGCCAAATGGATTGCTAGCTTGAAATAA
- a CDS encoding MBL fold metallo-hydrolase, with product MKITMLGTGTSSGVPVLTCECPVCLSKDPKDNRLRSSVLIETDEVNLVIDSGPDFRQQLLRTQTKRLDALLFTHEHKDHTAGLDDVRPFNYLQGSKYMDIYARQNVLDQLKREFHYAFLESSYPGVPLIRTHAIENKAFAIDNLQIQPIQVMHHKLPVFGYRIGGFVYITDANAISEEEKEKIKDCDILVLNALQKTDHVSHFRLDQAIALAQEVRAKKTFFTHISHKMGFHKEVNAELPEGMELAFDGLSFTL from the coding sequence ATGAAAATCACAATGTTAGGTACGGGAACATCATCTGGCGTTCCCGTATTAACTTGTGAGTGCCCCGTTTGCCTTTCAAAAGACCCCAAAGACAACAGGCTCAGGTCTTCTGTACTGATCGAAACCGATGAAGTCAATTTGGTCATCGATAGCGGACCTGATTTTCGGCAACAGCTGTTACGTACCCAAACAAAACGCTTGGATGCCCTGCTCTTCACCCACGAACACAAAGATCACACTGCGGGATTAGACGACGTGCGTCCTTTCAATTACCTGCAGGGCTCGAAATACATGGATATTTACGCCCGGCAGAATGTGCTCGACCAACTCAAACGCGAATTTCATTACGCTTTTCTCGAATCAAGTTACCCGGGCGTGCCACTGATCCGCACCCACGCCATTGAAAACAAAGCGTTTGCAATTGACAATCTGCAAATTCAACCTATTCAAGTTATGCATCACAAACTGCCCGTATTCGGGTATAGAATTGGCGGCTTTGTGTACATCACCGACGCCAATGCCATTTCTGAAGAAGAGAAAGAAAAAATAAAAGATTGTGACATTCTTGTGTTGAATGCCTTGCAAAAAACCGATCATGTCTCCCATTTCCGGCTCGATCAGGCTATCGCACTTGCTCAAGAAGTAAGGGCAAAAAAAACCTTCTTCACCCATATTTCCCATAAAATGGGCTTTCATAAAGAGGTGAACGCAGAATTGCCCGAGGGCATGGAGCTGGCTTTCGACGGCCTCAGCTTTACACTTTAG
- the rplI gene encoding 50S ribosomal protein L9: protein MEIILKTDIAGLGYKNDVLDVKPGYGRNYLIPQGYAVLATESNKKILAENMKQAAHKAEKIKTEAEELASSIGEMVVVITMKAGESGKIFGRVTNTQVSDALAEKGYSVDRKKIALADIKNVGEYVAVLDLHKDVKHDLKVNVVAEAKADA, encoded by the coding sequence ATGGAAATTATATTAAAAACGGATATTGCGGGTCTTGGCTATAAGAACGACGTGTTGGACGTAAAGCCTGGCTACGGTCGCAATTACCTAATTCCTCAGGGTTACGCTGTATTGGCGACTGAGTCGAACAAAAAGATACTTGCTGAAAACATGAAGCAAGCTGCTCACAAAGCAGAGAAAATCAAAACAGAAGCAGAAGAGTTGGCTTCTTCAATTGGCGAAATGGTGGTTGTGATCACTATGAAAGCTGGTGAGTCTGGCAAAATCTTTGGCCGCGTAACTAACACGCAGGTTTCGGATGCTTTGGCAGAGAAAGGGTACAGTGTAGACCGTAAGAAAATCGCTTTGGCCGACATCAAAAATGTGGGAGAGTATGTAGCGGTTTTGGATTTGCACAAAGATGTAAAACACGATTTGAAAGTAAATGTAGTAGCCGAGGCTAAAGCCGACGCTTAA
- the rpsR gene encoding 30S ribosomal protein S18: MSLVNERVERKSQVQKKYCRFKRAGIKYIDYKDPNFLLKFLNEQGKILPRRLTGNSLKYQRKVATAVKRARHLALLPYVTDGLK; the protein is encoded by the coding sequence ATGTCATTAGTAAACGAAAGAGTTGAACGCAAAAGCCAAGTTCAAAAGAAATACTGCCGTTTTAAAAGAGCGGGTATCAAGTATATCGATTACAAGGATCCGAATTTCTTGTTGAAATTTTTGAACGAGCAAGGTAAAATCCTTCCTAGAAGATTGACCGGTAACAGCTTGAAATACCAAAGAAAGGTGGCCACTGCTGTAAAAAGAGCTCGCCACTTGGCCTTGTTGCCATACGTGACAGACGGCTTGAAGTAA
- a CDS encoding phosphoglycerate kinase encodes MITLDEYNFSGKKALVRADFNVPLNDQFEITDDTRIKATIPTIKKIIADGGACILMSHLGRPKDGPVEKYSLKHIVPALSLKLGVKVQFADDCIGEEAAEKAAALKPGEVLLLENLRFYKEETAGDVEFAEKLAKLGDVWVMDAFGTAHRAHASTAIIGQFFTDRVYGYVMQAEIENAQRILENAERPFTAIMGGAKISDKILIIEKLLDKVDNLIIGGGMTYTFTKALGGEIGKSLLEADKQSLALELMEKAKEKGVKIILPLDTVCADDFSNNANRQVVERGHIPADWEGLDIGPETIKLFSETVKASKTILWNGPMGVFEFENFAVGTNAIAEAVVQATEENNAFSLIGGGDSASAVNNAGMGDRVSYVSTGGGALLEYMEGKILPGVAALG; translated from the coding sequence ATGATTACATTAGACGAATATAATTTTTCGGGCAAAAAGGCTTTAGTCCGTGCCGATTTCAATGTGCCGTTGAACGACCAATTTGAAATTACCGACGATACCCGAATCAAAGCAACAATACCAACAATCAAGAAAATAATCGCTGACGGTGGTGCTTGTATCCTCATGTCTCATTTGGGAAGACCCAAAGACGGCCCAGTGGAAAAGTACTCCCTCAAACATATTGTACCCGCCCTATCCTTGAAACTGGGCGTGAAAGTACAATTTGCCGACGACTGCATTGGAGAAGAAGCCGCTGAGAAAGCCGCAGCATTGAAACCCGGCGAAGTGCTTTTGTTGGAAAACCTTCGCTTCTACAAAGAAGAAACAGCAGGCGATGTAGAATTCGCAGAAAAACTGGCCAAATTGGGCGATGTATGGGTAATGGATGCCTTCGGTACTGCCCACCGTGCACACGCCTCTACAGCGATCATCGGTCAATTTTTCACCGATCGCGTGTACGGATATGTGATGCAAGCCGAAATCGAAAACGCTCAACGTATACTAGAGAACGCCGAAAGACCTTTCACGGCCATAATGGGCGGAGCGAAAATTTCGGACAAGATTTTGATCATTGAAAAACTACTCGACAAGGTAGATAACCTGATAATTGGTGGCGGGATGACCTACACCTTTACCAAAGCTTTGGGTGGAGAAATTGGCAAATCGCTTCTGGAAGCCGACAAACAAAGTTTGGCTTTGGAATTGATGGAAAAAGCCAAAGAGAAAGGCGTGAAAATCATTTTGCCTTTGGACACTGTTTGTGCCGACGATTTCAGCAACAATGCCAACCGTCAAGTAGTGGAAAGAGGACATATTCCCGCGGATTGGGAAGGCTTGGATATCGGTCCGGAAACAATCAAATTGTTTTCTGAAACAGTGAAAGCATCCAAAACGATACTTTGGAATGGTCCAATGGGTGTTTTCGAATTTGAAAACTTTGCAGTGGGCACAAACGCAATTGCCGAAGCAGTAGTACAGGCCACCGAAGAAAACAATGCCTTCTCTTTGATTGGTGGCGGTGATTCAGCCTCTGCTGTAAACAATGCGGGCATGGGCGATCGCGTATCCTATGTATCTACAGGTGGTGGTGCTCTTCTTGAATACATGGAAGGCAAAATTCTACCTGGCGTAGCCGCTTTGGGATAA
- a CDS encoding VRR-NUC domain-containing protein, whose product MSENQNLVLPPKYYLDYFNYLLDFVKDKYKHILQENEWRFLRKFYGLSEDAQCLFIRFTNRKGLFFRTKKLEYEELSEIKDLLEELSQKEFVEWLNPAHAPFVHDLLLVNTKAELLKIPSEKAAKSIQKDELIEHIRLTEKPEFIVSQIASQQEWVKVNFEFETAFLKFLFFGNRYMDMTEFVVRDLGFVQYFQHDDDKLVARFETRKDAEDKWMLSDQAELFEQLKKTEEPEDIFDWFMTLNSSLHTLSEVAKPSLERLKYKIGRHLERTKNLELAVEIYNICTLPAASERHIRSLNKLGKNAEALALCQDLMAHSHNADEVFFAKDFSERIIQKSPRRKKLTTEKLHQSEQITIPSEFRGQVELGTIAHFISQGQMAIFSENYLWRGLFGLIFWDIIFDPSLVAFHHPFQRRPSDLHLPDFYEKRKESIHAHLDTFEDTDELLVFMREKYVANEGIANPFVLWLDELWDGIRIATQFIGLDKLKGILVHMSKDIAENSRGFPDLFVWDEENYAFVEVKSPTDNLSNRQLFWLGYFEENGINAHVLRVFFQ is encoded by the coding sequence ATGTCCGAAAATCAAAACTTAGTTCTTCCTCCAAAATACTACCTCGATTATTTCAACTACTTGCTTGATTTTGTAAAAGACAAATACAAGCACATCTTGCAAGAAAATGAATGGCGTTTCTTGAGGAAATTCTATGGACTGAGCGAAGATGCACAGTGCCTGTTCATTCGCTTCACCAACCGCAAAGGGCTTTTTTTCCGGACAAAAAAGCTGGAATACGAGGAGTTGAGCGAAATTAAAGATTTACTGGAAGAGCTCAGTCAAAAAGAATTTGTAGAGTGGCTCAATCCCGCACACGCTCCCTTCGTACACGACTTGCTCTTGGTTAATACGAAAGCCGAGCTATTAAAAATACCTTCGGAGAAAGCGGCCAAATCCATTCAAAAGGATGAGTTGATTGAACACATTCGACTGACCGAAAAGCCCGAATTCATAGTATCGCAAATCGCGAGTCAGCAAGAATGGGTAAAAGTCAATTTCGAGTTTGAAACAGCCTTTTTAAAATTCCTGTTCTTCGGCAACCGTTACATGGACATGACCGAGTTTGTGGTGCGTGACCTCGGCTTTGTGCAATATTTTCAGCACGACGACGACAAACTCGTAGCCCGTTTCGAAACACGAAAAGACGCAGAAGACAAATGGATGCTCAGCGATCAGGCCGAACTTTTCGAACAATTGAAAAAGACCGAAGAACCCGAGGACATCTTCGATTGGTTCATGACTTTGAACAGCTCGCTTCACACCTTGAGCGAAGTGGCCAAACCTTCCTTGGAGCGGCTCAAATATAAAATTGGCCGACATCTGGAACGCACAAAAAACCTAGAGCTTGCGGTAGAAATTTACAATATCTGCACACTCCCTGCGGCGAGTGAACGTCATATTCGCAGCTTGAACAAACTCGGAAAAAATGCCGAAGCTTTGGCTCTTTGCCAAGACCTTATGGCCCACAGCCACAATGCGGACGAAGTATTTTTTGCCAAAGATTTCTCTGAGCGTATCATTCAAAAATCGCCAAGAAGAAAAAAGCTGACGACTGAAAAACTTCATCAATCCGAGCAGATCACCATCCCTTCAGAATTTAGAGGCCAAGTTGAATTGGGCACAATCGCTCATTTCATTTCACAGGGGCAAATGGCCATTTTCTCGGAAAACTATTTGTGGCGTGGACTATTCGGGCTGATATTTTGGGACATCATTTTCGATCCGAGCTTGGTGGCTTTCCACCACCCTTTCCAAAGACGCCCCTCCGATTTGCATTTACCCGATTTTTATGAAAAAAGAAAAGAGTCCATTCATGCTCACCTCGATACCTTTGAAGACACCGATGAATTGCTGGTCTTTATGCGAGAAAAATATGTGGCAAATGAGGGTATAGCCAATCCTTTTGTGCTTTGGCTCGATGAACTTTGGGACGGCATACGCATAGCGACTCAGTTCATAGGCCTCGACAAGCTAAAAGGTATTTTGGTACACATGTCGAAAGACATTGCCGAAAACTCCCGAGGCTTTCCTGATTTATTCGTTTGGGATGAAGAAAACTACGCTTTTGTGGAGGTAAAATCGCCGACCGACAACCTGTCGAACAGGCAGTTGTTTTGGCTTGGATATTTTGAAGAAAACGGCATCAATGCACACGTATTACGTGTTTTTTTTCAATAA
- the rpsF gene encoding 30S ribosomal protein S6, with protein MFQNQYETVFILTPVLSEAQMKDAVEKFKSVLTDNGAELLNEEHWGLRKLAYPIQHKSTGYYQLFEFKADPQLIATLETEYKRDERIMRFLTTKLDKYGADYSERRRNGKIGKKSQEEPKVES; from the coding sequence ATGTTTCAAAACCAGTACGAGACAGTGTTCATTTTAACTCCCGTTTTGTCTGAAGCCCAGATGAAGGACGCTGTCGAAAAATTCAAAAGTGTGCTGACTGATAATGGTGCTGAGCTATTGAACGAAGAACATTGGGGTCTTCGTAAATTGGCGTATCCCATTCAGCATAAATCAACGGGCTACTATCAGTTATTCGAATTCAAAGCAGATCCTCAGTTGATCGCTACTCTGGAAACCGAATACAAGCGTGATGAACGCATTATGCGTTTTCTAACAACCAAGTTGGACAAGTATGGTGCAGACTATTCCGAGCGTAGAAGGAATGGAAAGATTGGCAAGAAGAGCCAAGAAGAACCCAAAGTAGAATCTTAA
- a CDS encoding endonuclease MutS2, translating into MLYPKNIESKIGFDTIRDYVKERCISPLGRAFVDKIRFSENFELVKKLIGQTAEFKLVLQLHSSFPEQNYIDLSHSLESIQKEGTYLSEELFTDLKLSLRTILQIQDFFSDKTERYPLLGEMVAQAVSKSLDLGDIIDQIDGVIDERGMVRDNASEELYSLRKRIAAEQQSVRRALERIFKTVKNSGWIGDDMSISVRNGRLVIPLLAEHKRKLKGFVHDESSTGQMAFVEPAEVLESNNEIRDLEIKERREVIRILKALTSQIRPEIPNLKKAYFLLGLVDFIRAKALLGIELDASAPLLVDERVIEWKHARHPILFLTHQKLKKPTVPLSVELNAEDRILIVSGPNAGGKSVMLKTIGLCQYMAQSGFLVPISPDSKLGIFKDLFIDIGDEQSIENDLSTYSSHLTNMNFFLSNLNKGSLFLIDEFGTGTEPNLGGAIAESLLEHFVKSRAKGVINTHYTNLKIFADKNRGLKNGAMKFDAENLEPLYALEMGKPGSSFAIEVAGKIGLPAYITKRAQKKLGTQQVDFEKMLKELEIEKKVYADKNLQMLEQNKLLQTKLDQYTGLKTFLDGEKTRIISEAKKEARELLKESNRKIEQVIREIKETQADKERTQEIRQQLESFGEEKLKSETKTPEKNKWEKEKGEIKLGSFVRVMGQETIGEVISIKGKDVEMAVGQLKTKIKLNRLEKVSKKAFKEATKESPSVKLGGVDLNEKMANFSFNLDIRGKRAEEAIHALDSLMDDAIVLGYPELRIVHGKGDGILRNLVRTHLKSYKQVNGFEDEHADRGGHGVTIVKLK; encoded by the coding sequence ATGCTATACCCAAAAAATATTGAAAGCAAAATTGGTTTTGATACCATCCGTGATTACGTAAAAGAACGGTGCATAAGCCCATTGGGCCGTGCTTTTGTGGACAAAATACGATTTTCGGAGAATTTCGAACTGGTGAAAAAGCTCATTGGGCAAACCGCCGAGTTTAAATTGGTGCTGCAATTGCACAGCTCTTTCCCCGAACAAAATTATATCGACTTAAGCCATTCGTTGGAAAGTATACAAAAAGAGGGCACTTATTTATCAGAAGAACTTTTCACTGATCTAAAGCTTTCCCTTCGGACGATACTGCAAATTCAAGATTTCTTCAGCGACAAAACCGAGCGTTATCCGCTTCTGGGCGAAATGGTGGCCCAAGCTGTAAGCAAAAGTCTAGATCTTGGCGACATCATTGACCAAATTGACGGGGTAATTGATGAACGCGGCATGGTGCGAGACAACGCCTCGGAGGAACTGTACTCCCTTCGCAAACGCATTGCTGCCGAGCAACAATCTGTGCGGCGAGCCTTGGAGCGTATTTTCAAAACGGTCAAAAATTCGGGCTGGATTGGAGACGACATGTCGATTTCTGTTCGAAATGGCCGTTTGGTTATTCCTTTGCTGGCCGAGCACAAAAGAAAATTGAAAGGCTTTGTACACGATGAATCGAGCACAGGACAAATGGCCTTTGTCGAACCCGCGGAAGTCTTGGAATCGAACAATGAAATTCGTGATCTCGAAATCAAAGAGCGGCGAGAAGTCATTCGCATACTCAAGGCCTTGACCTCGCAGATTCGTCCAGAAATCCCAAACTTGAAAAAGGCCTATTTTCTTTTAGGATTGGTGGATTTTATTCGGGCGAAAGCACTTCTGGGCATCGAATTGGACGCCTCTGCCCCATTGTTGGTTGATGAACGGGTGATCGAATGGAAGCATGCCCGTCATCCCATTTTGTTTCTTACACACCAAAAGCTCAAAAAGCCTACGGTTCCGCTTTCTGTGGAGCTCAATGCCGAAGACCGCATCCTTATTGTTTCGGGTCCCAATGCAGGCGGGAAATCGGTGATGCTGAAAACCATTGGCCTTTGTCAGTACATGGCTCAATCTGGTTTTCTCGTACCCATTTCGCCCGACTCGAAACTCGGAATTTTCAAGGATCTCTTTATTGATATCGGCGATGAGCAAAGTATCGAGAATGACCTCAGTACTTACAGTTCGCACCTGACAAACATGAATTTCTTTTTGAGCAACCTCAACAAAGGCAGCTTGTTTTTGATCGATGAATTTGGTACCGGAACCGAACCCAATCTGGGTGGGGCCATTGCCGAATCGCTTTTGGAACACTTCGTAAAATCGAGGGCAAAAGGTGTGATCAACACACATTATACCAACCTGAAAATTTTTGCTGACAAAAATAGAGGCTTGAAAAATGGAGCCATGAAATTTGATGCGGAAAATCTGGAACCGCTATACGCTTTGGAAATGGGTAAGCCCGGCAGCTCATTCGCGATAGAAGTGGCCGGAAAAATTGGCCTACCGGCATACATTACGAAAAGAGCCCAAAAGAAACTGGGCACACAGCAAGTCGACTTCGAAAAAATGCTGAAAGAGCTCGAAATCGAGAAAAAGGTTTACGCCGACAAAAACTTGCAAATGCTCGAACAGAATAAACTTCTGCAAACCAAGCTCGATCAGTACACAGGTCTTAAAACTTTTCTTGACGGCGAAAAAACGCGGATAATAAGTGAAGCAAAAAAAGAAGCCCGAGAGCTTTTGAAAGAAAGCAATCGGAAAATCGAGCAAGTGATTCGTGAGATCAAGGAAACGCAGGCCGACAAAGAACGTACACAAGAGATACGCCAACAGTTGGAAAGCTTTGGAGAAGAGAAGCTAAAAAGCGAAACCAAAACTCCAGAAAAAAACAAATGGGAGAAAGAAAAAGGCGAGATCAAACTGGGTTCTTTTGTACGCGTGATGGGGCAAGAAACCATTGGTGAAGTGATTTCCATTAAAGGAAAAGATGTGGAAATGGCCGTCGGTCAGCTCAAAACCAAAATAAAGCTGAACCGTTTGGAAAAAGTGAGCAAAAAGGCCTTCAAAGAAGCCACGAAAGAAAGCCCATCGGTCAAGCTTGGTGGAGTCGACCTCAATGAAAAAATGGCTAACTTTAGCTTCAATCTCGACATCCGTGGCAAAAGGGCCGAAGAGGCCATCCATGCTTTGGATTCATTGATGGACGATGCCATAGTACTGGGCTACCCGGAGCTACGCATTGTACACGGAAAAGGAGACGGAATTTTGCGAAACTTGGTTCGCACGCACCTCAAATCTTACAAGCAAGTAAATGGATTTGAGGATGAACATGCCGACCGCGGTGGGCACGGTGTAACGATCGTAAAACTGAAATAA
- a CDS encoding response regulator: MSSPKNVLIAEDSSVIQNLAKKILEFQNFKITAVKNGEQVLQLLEKEPFDIVLLDINMPVMDGIECVQAIRENEATANLPVVAITGNARNYTVEEYKDTGFNEVLMKPLNFDMLVKVVKDLTEG; this comes from the coding sequence ATGTCATCACCGAAAAATGTACTGATCGCAGAAGATTCTTCTGTCATTCAAAACCTAGCCAAAAAAATATTAGAGTTCCAAAACTTTAAAATCACGGCTGTAAAAAATGGCGAACAAGTACTGCAATTGCTTGAAAAAGAACCTTTTGACATCGTACTATTGGACATCAACATGCCTGTAATGGACGGAATCGAGTGCGTTCAGGCTATTCGGGAAAACGAAGCCACTGCAAACTTGCCCGTTGTGGCCATCACTGGAAACGCCCGAAACTACACGGTAGAAGAATACAAAGATACTGGTTTCAATGAAGTGCTTATGAAACCTCTCAATTTCGATATGTTGGTAAAAGTGGTGAAAGACTTGACCGAGGGTTGA